From Pyrenophora tritici-repentis strain M4 chromosome 1, whole genome shotgun sequence, the proteins below share one genomic window:
- a CDS encoding AAA-27 multi-domain protein, translating to MSSSESREVSRDRELVRHSHSFSSDRMIPMWDSADPDRAPPPLPINPGSPNLTTRPNTSAAIMQAAKALEEKARESLPASSYTTNPMPQKLTSTERSLIKGTTHKRMQSLQPGSVRDLRSYLDNRSPERPFLDRSPERSPDRDRPSSRGGRPISRDFERDYFGKDTTPSPAPRFEIKDTPALRPSNRAILGENTPPSATMMALQTMSIPQHLLDPPLSNVTKDTARTPPRSPPVPTPASAPVHGPPPPHSFDNISSQLLSINNIVSSLQKDMSQLSRRSKDNATDLISLKEATNTRDEDIRKSLKDLLSTMSQKQQAAANAAINADTSRSSSLNLQDPHMTPTKQFTFPRMTSTSPWADERIGSPNPYSVEGAASVAMLEKIIREMVTKDGQERLVASLQKLVDKATGETAKKVAELAEFVKQGSMVHPPGSASFQPSPGSGALTRTLSADSKAAYASPKAADFVSEEMLKFLRKIKDSVAESGCVTMATKTLVQELRDEVLGMGRELARKVEEAEQARATEAESGQATADINAIVQEGLANLKEHMDKVMRERRRQSMSSVVTRNTVDNNEVYDVVKQALAERGLDQPSAQAALDKEAIISAVREAYDGVELNPSIEVQQVGLGSDEILQCLREGLQDFNGSGAVTKEEIETMLHESLEKIQLPPPINEVHEIREEILMAVRDSLEELKPALSTQPPADALSRELLEEVIRNALSEHGSAPVNLELPPETIGDAVRAATESHNEAVMQRLQSILDDTHARFEGISSDRGQDTEQVLTALREGLESLRTELQGSVNQPREITQDGEMIDHIKTELDKLREDVQGYVAEGPRGDQAWSRGDMVAYLKSEFENLHEKLSTQFLPSAKGNEEILAALTAGFEEMKSQVALRAEDDTDSTDDISEAIKHEFDQLKEVVLGDTSSNKNDILEKLQAGFDGLHTLIAEKESANTPNDAMLASLKEEFENLKESLSGSLVQSGATADKDSIVDAVRELLEGLNTSQEATSKDNLALIRTELESLRESFGNALVPAGDKDKTEMVMVMKTALDEIKANLTSAGLNEEILEAFRGELEQLRHSDDLTRQHSRADTEEVLEALKLGLDDLQSHLDKKLETNPDRQMSATGEIIDAMNEGIEGLRADVVKMAEKPVDMSVSHEILETLKEGLNALREDIDMLKGTRQEVAVEEDGAPAGNEVALAGVPDSEESTSREVIEEASQEEPPQLQPAQSADLAKMELILTQIQEKEDLVAIEELLKDVQAAVLLMQDRETSPPALEGFAKKEDTDAIETLLANTKAKIEELVLPDPATAVTKENLEDVELVVRTTSEALEALAKKFEDEGATKADVTVIQVIADDIKLALDEMKAAKPEDEANPQATKADIDAVTLLVDDLKVKLDDLKIPDPEELASKAEMEQLTGLIHDFRDSHEKMKDTYEADILRTAGNFDARKAEATQIVEDITGVKTALDEMRDEIKTNLIEGGPIENLQASFKALEETIGASNVTADVKELMEILTREFERAHGSIAGMQNEHSEKSALYLEKHDEVKDAIVADFTERLEDKFNTLMAKYDDAQLLADELAKVMKEKAEEQEKMLENTKTTADELRLTIDTLGATIAGMNDRFEGVTTQFSTDSTTVIGKVDETLTKFEEQKLATLEKLEEQKLETIAKLEEQKLETIAKFEEQKLDDKGEHSHTRDEIKNIETIFTSLQDNVTEYHPKFMVALHEIEALVKAHYEHAQKSKEEADENARAWTEEAKARSEELQAHFENLPKLLPAPPPAIELPEKYDDAPVQEKLDKLLAIEAPPSYDDGAVQEKLDKLLAIEPAPNYDDGAVHEKLDKLLGHADEAGKAIGNLEKLDEIHAQVKVTATELSEFVAKQTQFITDGNDAKEREAEELALLIERRTTQKEQLEVDLESLRAEKATQKEQLFTDLQEMKAEKDRVVQELKEEKERVMAELQEEKERTMLELKEEKDQLLAAVASLQAERENLANQKVRLTGEVSSLHTALEIRREELHFMDTKADALERRILNGIMDHSRALMMTKGGSKLKKRMNADAADEDSKAMPPPSTAANGLSLALKPRPAIRRPGAPANPAQRRILSLSQISGNAPTGAQAYPTTHTATNGNNAIKRSHSVKTSNYSRKGSWGTRPNAAAANKENDVLPEEDEHEASAPLSHSIIEEDIQSETGTERRYSIGSRYDENDADGETPGYDGRSSYGGTGSEYTYASGSSYMTGSDIDHDRRTSYGARSTQSAARGEEPIDEGSEYSEDEEPTAIIEPSDVNASEISTATADSEVDLPTESDIVRAVDAVREEMKDSYAPPSDSGLGIDLPTADLGNSALVDADYFRRAAEEEASTVG from the exons ATGTCTTCGTCAGAGTCCCGAGAAGTCTCGCGCGACCGGGAGCTCGTCCGGCACTCGCACTCATTCTCGTCTGACCGGATGATtccaat GTGGGATAGTGCTGATCCTGACCGGGCGCCTCCGCCATTGCCTATCAATCCAGGCTCGCCAAACCTGACAACACGTCCCAACACATCCGCAGCCATCATGCAGGCGGCGAAGGCGCTTGAGGAGAAGGCGCGAGAGAGCTTACCTGCAAGCTCATACACTACTAATCCTATGCCACAGAAGCTCACATCGACCGAGCGGTCTCTGATCAAAGGCACAACACACAAGCGCATGCAGTCACTACAGCCAGGCAGCGTTCGCGATCTACGCAGCTATCTCGACAACCGCTCGCCTGAGCGGCCCTTCCTGGATCGGTCGCCCGAGCGCTCACCAGACCGTGACCGGCCGTCGAGTAGGGGAGGGCGACCCATCTCGCGCGACTTCGAGAGGGACTACTTCGGAAAAGATACTACGCCTTCACCGGCTCCGCGATTCGAGATCAAAGACACACCTGCCCTAAGGCCCAGCAACAGGGCCATCTTGGGCGAGAACACACCGCCGTCTGCAACCATGATGGCCCTACAGACCATGTCCATTCCTCAGCACCTTCTTGATCCGCCATTGTCCAACGTCACAAAAGATACGGCACGAACACCACCACGGTCGCCGCCGGTGCCCACACCAGCTTCCGCGCCAGTTCACGGGCCGCCACCACCGCACTCGTTCGATAACATCTCCAGCCAGCTTCTCAGCATCAACAACATCGTGTCCAGTCTGCAGAAAGACATGTCACAGTTGAGCCGGCGGAGTAAGGACAATGCAACTGATTTGATCAGCCTGAAGGAAGCCACCAACACACGCGATGAGGACATTCGGAAGTCACTCAAGGACCTCCTATCCACTATGTCACAAAAGCAGCAAGCAGCCGCCAACGCCGCCATCAACGCAGACACCTCCCGGTCTAGCAGCCTCAATCTCCAAGATCCCCACATGACCCCGACAAAGCAGTTCACCTTCCCCAGAATGACATCTACTAGTCCTTGGGCGGATGAACGAATTGGCAGCCCGAACCCATACTCAGTCGAGGGCGCCGCTAGTGTCGCCATGTTGGAGAAGATCATCCGCGAGATGGTGACAAAGGATGGCCAGGAGCGTTTGGTTGCGAGTCTACAAAAGCTGGTCGACAAGGCCACTGGAGAGACAGCCAAGAAGGTGGCTGAACTGGCCGAGTTCGTCAAGCAGGGCTCAATGGTGCACCCACCCGGATCGGCATCTTTTCAGCCATCGCCAGGATCGGGCGCGCTCACACGAACTCTATCGGCTGACAGCAAGGCGGCTTATGCCAGCCCCAAGGCTGCCGATTTCGTGAGCGAGGAGATGTTGAAGTTCCTACGGAAGATCAAGGACAGTGTCGCCGAGTCCGGATGTGTTACCATGGCCACCAAGACGCTTGTCCAAGAACTGAGGGACGAGGTTCTAGGCATGGGCCGTGAACTTGCCCGCAAGGTTGAGGAGGCCGAACAGGCTAGGGCAACCGAAGCTGAGTCTGGTCAGGCCACCGCGGACATCAACGCCATCGTCCAGGAGGGTCTTGCGAACCTGAAGGAGCACATGGACAAGGTCATGCGCGAGCGAAGACGACAGTCCATGTCTTCTGTTGTGACTCGCAACACTGTCGATAACAACGAGGTCTACGACGTTGTCAAGCAGGCACTAGCGGAGCGCGGTCTGGACCAACCATCTGCTCAAGCTGCACTGGACAAGGAGGCAATCATCAGCGCAGTGCGTGAAGCTTACGACGGCGTTGAGTTGAACCCGAGTATCGAAGTACAGCAGGTTGGTCTCGGCAGTGACGAAATCTTGCAATGTCTCCGCGAAGGCCTCCAAGACTTCAACGGCTCTGGTGCTGTCACAAAGGAGGAAATCGAAACCATGTTACACGAGTCCCTAGAGAAGATTCAACTACCGCCTCCAATCAACGAAGTTCATGAGATTCGCGAAGAGATTCTTATGGCTGTTCGAGATTCTTTGGAGGAGCTGAAGCCTGCTCTTAGCACTCAGCCACCGGCTGATGCTCTTTCCAGAGAACTGCTGGAGGAGGTCATTCGCAACGCGCTTTCTGAACACGGTTCCGCACCCGTAAACCTCGAGCTTCCCCCAGAGACCATCGGAGATGCTGTTCGAGCAGCGACTGAATCCCACAACGAAGCAGTCATGCAGCGTCTACAGTCGATACTTGATGACACCCACGCCAGGTTCGAAGGCATCTCCTCCGATCGTGGACAGGATACCGAGCAGGTTCTCACAGCACTTCGCGAAGGACTGGAAAGTCTTCGAACTGAACTCCAAGGGTCAGTCAATCAACCTCGGGAGATCACGCAAGACGGCGAGATGATTGATCACATCAAGACCGAGCTTGATAAGCTACGCGAAGATGTTCAGGGCTATGTTGCTGAGGGTCCACGTGGTGACCAGGCCTGGAGCCGCGGTGACATGGTCGCATACCTCAAGTCGGAATTCGAGAACCTTCACGAAAAGTTGAGCACTCAATTCTTGCCGTCTGCCAAGGGCAACGAAGAGATCCTGGCTGCCCTCACCGCTGGCTTTGAGGAGATGAAATCGCAAGTTGCGCTCCGAGCCGAGGATGATACCGACTCCACCGATGATATCAGCGAAGCTATTAAACATGAGTTCGATCAGCTCAAGGAGGTTGTCCTTGGTGACACTTCTAGCAACAAGAATGATATCCTTGAAAAACTTCAAGCCGGCTTCGACGGTCTACATACTCTCATCGCTGAGAAGGAGTCTGCAAACACACCCAACGACGCCATGCTCGCTTCGCTGAAGGAGGAATTCGAAAACCTCAAAGAGAGCCTGAGTGGCTCCCTCGTTCAGTCAGGTGCTACAGCCGACAAAGACAGCATCGTTGACGCTGTGCGAGAGCTACTCGAAGGCTTGAACACCTCACAAGAGGCTACTTCAAAGGACAATCTTGCTTTAATTCGTACAGAGCTTGAGTCGTTGAGGGAATCGTTCGGTAATGCTCTTGTGCCTGCCGGCGACAAGGACAAGACCGAGATGGTTATGGTCATGAAGACTGCTCTCGATGAGATCAAGGCTAACCTCACATCCGCTGGCCTCAACGAAGAAATCCTAGAGGCCTTCCGTGGCGAGTTAGAGCAGCTGCGCCATTCTGATGACCTGACCCGACAACACTCACGCGCTGACACGGAAGAAGTCCTGGAGGCTCTGAAACTTGGTCTTGATGACTTGCAATCACATCTTGACAAGAAGCTCGAGACCAACCCTGATCGCCAAATGTCTGCTACTGGTGAAATCATCGACGCGATGAACGAAGGAATCGAAGGGCTTCGAGCCGATGTCGTCAAGATGGCCGAGAAGCCTGTCGACATGAGCGTGTCACACGAGATCTTAGAGACCCTCAAAGAAGGTCTGAACGCCCTGCGTGAGGATATTGACATGCTCAAAGGCACTAGGCAGGAGGTGGCTGTCGAGGAGGATGGCGCTCCAGCAGGTAACGAAGTTGCTCTAGCGGGAGTTCCGGACAGTGAAGAATCTACATCGCGGGAGGTTATTGAAGAAGCATCGCAAGAGGAGCCGCCACAACTGCAACCAGCACAATCTGCTGATCTGGCCAAGATGGAGCTCATCTTGACTCAGATCCAGGAGAAG GAAGATCTCGTTGCTATCGAAGAGCTTCTGAAGGATGTTCAAGCCGCCGTGCTGCTTATGCAGGACCGTGAGACTTCGCCACCTGCTCTGGAAGGCTTTGCCAAGAAGGAGGATACTGACGCCATCGAGACACTCCTTGCGAACACAAAGGCCAAGATTGAGGAACTAGTCCTACCGGATCCTGCAACTGCTGTCACCAAGGAGAACCTAGAAGATGTTGAGCTCGTTGTTAGGACTACGTCCGAGGCTCTGGAGGCACTCGCCAAGAAGTTCGAAGACGAAGGTGCAACCAAGGCCGACGTTACAGTCATCCAGGTGATTGCGGACGACATCAAGCTTGCTCTAGACGAGATGAAGGCTGCCAAACCGGAAGATGAGGCCAACCCACAGGCGACCAAGGCAGACATCGATGCTGTGACTCTGCTTGTGGACGATCTCAAGGTCAAGCTGGATGATTTGAAGATCCCAGATCCTGAGGAGCTTGCCTCAAAGGCTGAAATGGAACAGCTCACTGGCTTGATCCACGACTTCCGCGATAGCCATGAGAAAATGAAGGACACCTACGAAGCAGACATTCTCAGAACGGCAGGTAACTTTGATGCACGCAAAGCGGAGGCTACCCAGATCGTGGAGGACATCACTGGTGTCAAGACGGCTTTGGACGAGATGAGGGACGAAATCAAGACCAACCTCATCGAAGGTGGGCCGATCGAGAACCTTCAAGCTTCCTTCAAGGCACTAGAGGAAACCATTGGTGCAAGCAACGTTACTGCTGATGTGAAGGAGTTGATGGAGATTCTCACAAGGGAGTTCGAGCGTGCCCACGGATCTATCGCAGGCATGCAGAACGAGCATTCAGAGAAGTCTGCATTGTACCTTGAAAAGCATGACGAGGTCAAGGATGCAATCGTTGCGGACTTTACAGAACGCTTGGAGGATAAGTTCAACACGCTCATGGCCAAGTACGACGATGCTCAACTTTTGGCGGATGAGCTTGCCAAGGTCATGAAAGAGAAGGCTGAGGAGCAGGAGAAGATGCTCGAGAACACCAAGACTACGGCCGACGAACTTCGCTTGACCATCGACACACTTGGTGCTACGATAGCCGGTATGAACGATCGATTCGAGGGTGTTACCACTCAGTTCTCTACCGACTCCACTACCGTCATCGGCAAGGTCGACGAGACTCTGACAAAGTTCGAAGAGCAGAAGCTTGCAACGCTGGAAAAGCTTGAAGAGCAGAAGCTTGAGACCATCGCCAAACTCGAGGAGCAGAAGCTCGAAACAATTGCCAAGTTTGAAGAGCAGAAGCTGGACGACAAGGGTGAGCACTCACACACACGTGACGAGATCAAGAACATCGAGACCATCTTTACCAGTCTCCAGGACAACGTCACGGAGTATCACCCCAAGTTCATGGTGGCATTACACGAAATCGAAGCTCTCGTCAAGGCTCACTATGAACACGCTCAAAAGTCCAAGGAAGAGGCGGATGAGAACGCTCGAGCATGGACTGAGGAGGCCAAGGCTCGTTCCGAAGAGCTGCAAGCCCACTTTGAGAATCTGCCCAAGCTTCTGCCTGCTCCCCCACCGGCGATCGAGCTGCCAGAGAAGTACGATGACGCGCCCGTTCAGGAGAAGCTTGACAAGCTGCTCGCGATTGAAGCACCGCCCAGCTATGACGATGGCGCTGTGCAGGAGAAACTCGACAAGCTGCTTGCCATCGAACCAGCGCCCAACTACGACGATGGTGCTGTTCATGAGAAGCTTGACAAGCTCCTGGGCCATGCTGATGAGGCGGGTAAGGCGATCGGTAACCTCGAGAAGCTGGATGAGATCCATGCTCAAGTCAAGGTGACTGCGACTGAGCTGAGCGAATTCGTCGCAAAACAGACACAGTTCATCACCGACGGTAACGACGCCAAGGAACGCGAGGCCGAGGAGCTTGCCCTGCTCATTGAGCGCAGGACGACTCAGAAAGAACAGCTAGAAGTTGACCTGGAGAGCCTTCGGGCAGAGAAGGCTACCCAGAAGGAGCAACTCTTCACAGATCTTCAGGAAATGAAGGCTGAGAAGGACCGAGTTGTACAAGAGCtgaaggaagagaaggaaCGTGTCATGGCTGAGTTGCAAGAAGAGAAGGAGCGTACCATGCTTGAGCTCAAGGAAGAGAAGGACCAGCTTTTGGCTGCTGTCGCTAGCCTTCAAGCGGAACGCGAAAACCTGGCCAACCAAAAGGTTCGACTCACAGGCGAAGTCTCCTCTCTCCATACCGCGCTTGAAATCCGTCGAGAAGAGCTGCACTTTATGGATACCAAAGCGGATGCACTAGAGCGTCGCATCCTGAACGGTATCATGGATCATTCCCGCGCTCTTATGATGACGAAGGGCGGGTCGAAGCTCAAGAAGCGTATGAACGCAGACGCTGCAGACGAGGACAGCAAGGCGATGCCACCTCCAAGTACCGCAGCGAATGGTCTGTCTCTCGCGCTCAAACCTCGTCCTGCTATCCGTCGCCCCGGTGCACCCGCCAACCCTGCACAACGTCGTATCCTGTCGCTCAGTCAGATCAGCGGCAACGCACCCACTGGAGCCCAGGCATACCCTACTACCCATACCGCGACCAACGGCAATAACGCAATCAAGCGCAGCCATTCGGTGAAGACAAGCAACTACTCGCGAAAGGGTTCTTGGGGTACTCGACCTAATGCCGCTGCTGCCAACAAGGAGAATGATGTGCTTCCCGAAGAAGACGAACATGAAGCTTCAGCACCTCTCTCGCACTCTATCATCGAGGAAGATATACAGAGTGAGACCGGTACCGAGCGCCGCTATAGCATTGGCAGCCGCTACGATGAGAACGACGCCGACGGCGAGACACCCGGCTATGACGGGCGTTCCAGCTACGGTGGCACTGGCAGTGAATACACCTACGCTTCTGGCTCCTCTTACATGACCGGCAGCGATATTGATCACGACCGCCGCACTTCATATGGCGCCCGCTCTACCCAATCCGCCGCTCGAGGTGAAGAGCCCATTGACGAAGGCTCCGAGTACTCTGAAGATGAGGAGCCTACAGCTATCATTGAGCCATCTGATGTCAATGCGTCCGAGATCTCGACCGCTACTGCAGACAGCGAGGTCGACCTACCAACAGAATCAGATATCGTTCGCGCGGTCGACGCTGTCAGGGAAGAGATGAAGGACAGCTATGCTCCACCTAGCGATTCGGGCCTTGGTATCGACCTGCCTACTGCCGACCTCGGCAACAGTGCTTTGGTGGACGCCGACTACTTCCGACGCGCAGCTGAGGAGGAGGCAAGCACTGTTGGCTAG
- a CDS encoding IMS multi-domain protein codes for MPSSSPNFDSSQFSITSPRRIPKSNFTYKQLHQLKTCSPQTPLRVIAHVDLDAFYAQCETVRLGIDPSKPLAVQQWQGLIAINYPARAFGLSRHVTSTEALKQCPELILQHVATWKEGDETWAYHENSFKDMATHKVSLDPYRQESRKILKCIKEILPDKDQRVEKASIDEVFMDLSAQVHTILLERYPELRGPAPYDDPTERLPKVPTTVLDWAADALVETGEEDGEDRDPDWDDVCMVIASEIVRDVRKHIKDTLGYTCSGGIARNKMLSKLGSGYKKPNQQTVIRNRAVKHFLSDMKFTKIRMLGGKLGDEVVAMFGTDKVRDLVEQPLDQLKRLGDDTGTWIHSIIRGEDNSEVNPRTQIKSMLSAKSFRPAIHSFEQGVRWLRIFVADIFSRCVEEGVLENKRRPKSINLHHRQGAQTRSRQAPIPQGKPLSETILFDLAKNLLAQVVVDGRAWPCSNLSLSVGGFEDGITGNKGIGGFLVRGEEAKAMMSSTMMTAIGRSASSGGEPPAKKRRTKGNIANFFGPRDDKKKDFDAARAVLLKAHSESTREESGGEMEEDEQGEGEEGFQEQRYDFDGVERPITPPPPLRKHCSDGDNTVDTPPSGQLHRTSNIPPPPPQPQPVSAPTFFCPRCNIHLPPVEKPEHDDYHFALDLSREMRQEERTTPAQPPQSARKGGGAGKRSRGRGRPPGGASGVEKGQARLAFGRGG; via the coding sequence ATGCCGTCGTCATCCCCCAACTTCGACTCGTCGCAATTCTCCATCACGTCCCCGCGCCGCATCCCCAAATCAAACTTCACCTACAAACAACTCCACCAGCTCAAAACTTGCAGTCCGCAGACGCCCCTCCGCGTAATCGCACACGTCGACCTCGATGCTTTCTACGCGCAGTGCGAAACCGTCCGCCTCGGCATCGATCCATCAAAGCCCCTCGCAGTCCAACAATGGCAGGGCTTAATCGCTATAAATTACCCCGCGCGCGCATTCGGCCTCAGCCGCCATGTCACGTCTACCGAGGCGTTGAAGCAATGTCCCGAGCTGATTCTACAACATGTTGCGACGTGGAAGGAGGGCGATGAGACATGGGCGTACCACGAGAATAGCTTCAAGGACATGGCGACGCATAAAGTTAGCTTGGACCCGTATCGCCAGGAGAGTCGCAAAATTTTGAAGTGTATAAAGGAGATTTTGCCGGATAAGGATCAACGGGTTGAGAAGGCGAGTATTGATGAGGTTTTTATGGATCTTAGTGCGCAGGTGCATACGATATTGTTGGAGAGATATCCCGAGTTGAGAGGGCCGGCGCCGTATGATGATCCGACGGAGCGGTTGCCAAAGGTGCCTACAACGGTTTTGGATTGGGCGGCTGATGCGCTTGTGGAGACGGGCGAGGAAGACGGAGAGGATAGAGATCCAGATTGGGATGATGTGTGCATGGTGATTGCGTCTGAAATTGTGCGAGACGTACGAAAGCATATCAAAGATACACTGGGATATACATGCTCCGGGGGCATTGCACGAAACAAGATGTTATCGAAACTAGGTTCTGGATACAAGAAACCCAACCAACAGACCGTGATCCGGAACCGCGCAGTCAAGCACTTCCTCTCCGATATGAAGTTTACCAAGATCCGTATGCTGGGCGGCAAACTAGGTGATGAAGTGGTTGCCATGTTCGGCACAGACAAAGTCAGAGATCTCGTCGAACAACCACTGGACCAACTCAAGAGACTAGGCGACGACACCGGCACATGGATCCACTCCATCATCCGCGGCGAAGACAACAGCGAAGTGAACCCACGTACCCAAATCAAAAGCATGCTCTCGGCAAAGTCGTTCCGCCCGGCTATCCACTCCTTCGAGCAAGGCGTCCGCTGGCTCCGCATCTTCGTCGCAGACATCTTCTCCCGCTGCGTCGAAGAAGGCGTCTTGGAAAACAAGCGCCGTCCCAAAAGCATAAACCTGCACCACCGACAGGGTGCTCAAACAAGGAGTCGTCAGGCTCCCATACCACAAGGCAAACCGCTCTCCGAAACCATACTTTTCGACCTTGCAAAGAACCTCTTAGCCCAAGTCGTTGTCGACGGCCGCGCTTGGCCTTGCTCGAACCTCTCCCTCAGTGTCGGCGGCTTCGAAGACGGCATCACGGGTAACAAGGGCATCGGCGGCTTCCTCGTCCGCGGCGAAGAGGCAAAAGCTATGATGTCGTCGACGATGATGACGGCGATAGGGCGAAGTGCAAGTAGCGGCGGCGAGCCACCGGCCAAGAAACGCAGAACAAAAGGCAACATTGCGAATTTCTTCGGTCCGAGAGATGATAAGAAGAAAGACTTTGATGCTGCGAGAGCGGTACTACTGAAAGCGCACAGCGAGTCTACGCGCGAGGAAAGCGGGGGCGAGATGGAGGAAGATGAACagggggagggggaggagGGGTTTCAGGAACAGCGGTATGATTTTGATGGTGTGGAGAGACCGATtacaccaccaccgccgTTACGAAAGCATTGCAGTGACGGAGACAATACCGTGGATACACCTCCCTCAGGTCAACTTCACCGTACATCAAACATCCCGCCCCCACCACCACAGCCACAGCCAGTTTCCGCACCAACATTCTTCTGCCCAAGATGCAACATCCACCTCCCCCCAGTTGAGAAACCAGAACATGACGACTATCACTTCGCGCTCGATCTGTCGAGGGAGATGCGCCAGGAAGAACGGACTACTCCTGCTCAGCCTCCGCAGTCTGCGAGAAAGGGGGGTGGTGCGGGGAAGCGATCGAGGGGTAGGGGGAGGCCGCCTGGGGGTGCGAGTGGGGTGGAGAAGGGACAGGCTAGGTTGGCGTTTGGAAGGGGGGGATGA
- a CDS encoding FAP multi-domain protein, with product MIAFARFWVAATLLAQHVCTGRTVFGRNATETFADGLLRESMDWMDMYYDSERGYLYSLEAKALTHETRASVWYAAGLLARNENDDVEQAVKIVKNVIGGQFKNESQQWFGNYQIYPEEPTVGSEAYPAKMYNSWDPNWRGFVGTTFVLMLEEFPHLLPKDVQDYMVESLFNTTIGDSYRVGGVDGDNLYPAYSNPSIMRAFVSGYVGRRVNDSNMTTAGEAYAKQVIDLFTRDDTLSEFNSGTYAGVSLWALTLWAKYMPRDSLMGEYGPQMIRSTWTSLGQLYNANLKNVAGPWDRAYGFDMNRYLSILALQMWTIVGKEASPMHPKPYAMGHKDDFAIGPLIAILAPYHNTLVPDETLSALTTFPGTHTVHTTAFSPPFDTYPRNITAYLSPSLTIGAESFSENVIGGPAKNPNSFNPAVVQWSRKDGTVGWMSLYAQVYALDVVVGEGSLELSYPQGNETSAFSFLVGTNGWGGKRDVGGWADVEGVRVNVSGSVDLEYGVGFNGMFGGEGEVINDFEFWNFTYKMLAGSKEVPRVRLEFEVV from the exons ATGATTGCTTTCGCGAGGTTTTGGGTCGCTGCGACGTTGTTGGCGCAGCATGTGTGCACGGGCCGGACTGTGTTTGGACGTAATGCGACCGAAACATTCGCAGATGGGTTGCTGCGCGAGTCAATGGATTGGATGGATATGTACTATGACAGCGAAAGAGGATATCTATACAGTCTGGAGGCCAAGGCACTGACGCATGAGACGAGGGCCAGTGTGTGGTATGCAGCGGGTTTACTGGCCAGAAACGAAAACGACGATGTTGAGCAAGCGGTCAAGATTGTGAAGAATGTTATCGGAGGCCAGTTCAAAAATGAGAGCCAGCAGTG GTTTGGCAACTACCAAATTTATCCCGAGGAGCCTACGGTCGGCAGCGAAGCCTACCCTGCCAAGATGTACAACTCTTGGGATCCCAATTGGCGCGGCTTCGTGGGCACGACTTTTGTCTTGATGTTAGAAGAGTTTCCGCATCTTCTTCCCAAGGATGTGCAAGATTACATGGTGGAAAGTCTGTTCAACACCACCATTGGCGATAGCTACCGCGTTGGCGGCGTAGATGGCGATAACTTGTATCCCGCATACAGCAACCCATCCATTATGCGCGCCTTTGTCTCTGGCTACGTAGGCCGCCGCGTAAACGACTCAAACATGACTACGGCCGGTGAAGCCTACGCCAAACAAGTCATTGATCTGTTTACCCGCGACGACACATTGTCTGAATTCAATTCTGGCACCTACGCAGGAGTGTCTCTTTGGGCACTTACGCTCTGGGCGAAATACATGCCACGGGATAGTCTAATGGGCGAATACGGACCACAAATGATACGCTCCACATGGACAAGTCTAGGCCAGCTATACAACGCCAACCTGAAAAACGTAGCCGGGCCCTGGGACCGCGCCTACGGCTTCGACATGAACCGTTATCTCAGCATCCTCGCACTACAAATGTGGACAATTGTCGGCAAGGAAGCGTCGCCCATGCATCCCAAA CCTTACGCAATGGGCCACAAAGATGACTTCGCAATCGGCCCCCTCATCGCTATCTTAGCACCATACCACAATACCCTCGTCCCCGACGAAACACTCTCCGCTCTCACAACCTTCCCCGGCACCCACACCGTCCACACAACCGCCTTCTCACCCCCCTTCGACACCTATCCCCGCAACATAACCGCCTACCTCTCCCCCAGCCTCACAATCGGCGCAGAATCCTTCTCCGAAAACGTCATTGGCGGACCCGCCAAGAACCCCAATTCCTTCAACCCGGCCGTTGTGCAGTGGAGTCGTAAAGATGGAACTGTCGGCTGGATGAGCTTGTACGCGCAGGTTTACGCACTGGATGTGGTTGTTGGGGAGGGCAGTTTGGAGTTGAGTTATCCGCAGGGGAATGAGACGAGTGCGTTTTCCTTCCTCGTGGGGACGAATGGGTGGGGTGGGAAGAGGGATGTTGGTGGTTGGGCGGATGTCGAGGGTGTGAGGGTTAATGTTAGTGGGTCGGTGGATTTGGAGTATGGGGTTGGGTTTAATGGCATGTTTGGGGGGGAGGGAGAGGTGATTAA TGACTTCGAGTTTTGGAACTTCACATATAAGATGCTGGCAGGGAGTAAGGAGGTGCCGAGGGTGAGGTTGGAATTTGAGGTTGTGTAA